The genomic interval GCCGATCTATTCGATCAGCCGCGGCACCAAGATCCGTGTCTTCGTGGCGATGCCGGTGTTCGTCGACAATCATGTGCGCGGCGTGGTGTTCCTCTCGCGCACGCCCGACAACATCCTGCGCGCACTTTATCGCGAGCAAAGCAAAGTCTTTGCCGCCGTGATCCTGGCGCTCGCTGTCGCGAGCGCCATCGGCTTTGTGTTCGTGCGCACGATCGCGCGGCCAATGCGCGAGCTTGCCGCAAAGGCGGAAGACATCACCGCTGGGCGCGCCGACGCCATCGGCCCGCTCAAGCGCAACGGCACGCGCGAATTGGCCAGTCTCGCCGAGAGCTTCATGACGATGGCGAAGCGGCTCTCGGATCGCTCGGCCTATCTCTCCGGCTTCGCTAATCACGTGTCGCACGAACTCAAATCACCGCTCACGGCCATCCGCGGTGCAGCCGAACTCATCCGCGATTCCGAAAGCGCGATGACGCCTGAACAGCGCGAGCGCTTCCTTTCCAATCTTCTCGCCGATACTGATCGGATCAGTGCCTTGCTCGATCGCCTGCGCGAAATGGCGCGCGCCGATAATCCGACGACGGGCGGCGCGGCGCTCCTGGCCGAGATCGAGCCGGCGCTGCGTGAGCGCTTCGAGCATCTGGACATCGCCTTCAACGCAAGTGAAACGCCTGCGATGGCGATGGCCGCCGACAATGCGCAAATCGTCTTCGGCCATTTGCTCGACAATTCCGCTCGTCACGGCGCAACTCAAGTCAGCATCAGCGCACACGAAGAGGGCGGCACGCTCTATGTGCGCGTCGCTGACAATGGCGCTGGCGTCTCGCCCGGCAACCGCGATCGCATCTTCGATCCCTTCTTCACCACACGCCGTGTCGAAGGCGGCACCGGCATGGGCCTCGGCATCGTCCGCGCACTGCTCCGCGCCCACGGCGGCGACATCACGCTTGAGGAGAGCGAAGTCGGGGCGATATTCATGGTCAGGCTGCCGATCGCGCAGACCGCCTAGACCTAGCGCCGCGCTGAAAAGCTGAAGAGGCCGTCCCATGCTGCATCCACTTTGCGCAGTGCTTCCTCAGGCGCGATCGGCGTATAGGTTTCGCCTTCGCGCGTGACGAGGCCCAGTCGCTCTAACTTGTTTAGCGCGTCGTGGATTTCGAAATCGATTTCGAGGTTGAAGCGCTCGCGCAGATAATCTTCGGCGAAATTGTCGATCTCGCCTTTCGCGAGCGGACGTTGAGCTCGGCGGAGGAGGCCGTAGGCGAGGATCGCTTCCTTGGCGTCCTGATCCTCGCCGGCGCCCACCAGAAGATCGAGTACGCCGGCATTGTTGGCGAGGTTGCGGAAATAGACGGTGTCGGCGAGGCGCTTTTGATAGCGCAACGTCGTCGCTTCATATTTCAGGCGCTGGCGCATGATGAAGGCGCCCACCGCGATCAAGCCGGACATCGCCGCAATCGCGCGCTTCAATTCGTTTTCCTCGATCACGCCTTGCGCGCCGAAATAGGCGGCAATCACAGCGAACAGCACGGTGATCGCTGGCCAAAGATTGAGCAGCACCGGCACGCCCGTCGCCACCGCGGGTGCGGCCAAGAACACTTGATCGCGCGGGCGCATCGAGGGCCGCGCGCCCGGATGCAGTGTCACCAATTCGGGCGACGCCACATTTCGGAAATGCTTCATCAGCGCAGCGCCCGGCCGCACGCCCCTCCGCGTCGCCGCGAACGCTTTACGATCCGTCCGCTCGATCTCGTCACTCGCCTTGAAGCCCACGAGCACCACGACATCGTTCATGACTTGCGTTTCGATCGCATGCTTGCGCAGGCCGAACCAGGATTTCACCTCGATGGTCTCGCTGCGTGCGCCGCGCGCGAAATAGCGGATGCGGCGAATGCCGGCGTGTGACGGCTTGATCGCCAGCCCTGTCAGCCGCTTGGTCGCTTCGCGGGTTTGCACCGTGTCGGGATCGATCTCGACAAAGTTCGCGCGGCCGAGCGCTTCGATGAAAGCGGCTTCGAACGTATCGAACGCGCCGGAGCTGGTGTCGCGCAGCGATGGCGCGGCGTCAGGGTCGAGCGGAAAATAGAGCGCCTTCAATTCGTCGAGGTGCTCGTGCGATTCGTGGTGCAGGTATGCGCCGAGCAGACGGAACAGGTCTGGTAAAACAGCGGAA from Vitreimonas flagellata carries:
- a CDS encoding sensor histidine kinase, yielding MTQEKWRPSIGVITAAVIASVLVLPLVGLLFFRVFENQLVRQTESELIAQAAMLSAVYAREIEHAPEAFPIGAPRPPHDPSIAIDGRYTPILPSLDLASSPILRARPEAAQATIESNAQAFEIGRELTEITEATQRTTLAGFRLLDANGTAIGGRGDLGLSFAHMEEVREAMQGRFSAIMRVRDELSEPPPIYSISRGTKIRVFVAMPVFVDNHVRGVVFLSRTPDNILRALYREQSKVFAAVILALAVASAIGFVFVRTIARPMRELAAKAEDITAGRADAIGPLKRNGTRELASLAESFMTMAKRLSDRSAYLSGFANHVSHELKSPLTAIRGAAELIRDSESAMTPEQRERFLSNLLADTDRISALLDRLREMARADNPTTGGAALLAEIEPALRERFEHLDIAFNASETPAMAMAADNAQIVFGHLLDNSARHGATQVSISAHEEGGTLYVRVADNGAGVSPGNRDRIFDPFFTTRRVEGGTGMGLGIVRALLRAHGGDITLEESEVGAIFMVRLPIAQTA
- a CDS encoding DUF3754 domain-containing protein, whose amino-acid sequence is MYEGTNPSSRRDGFIAARKGQLAEAIAADPDLPAGDSAVLPDLFRLLGAYLHHESHEHLDELKALYFPLDPDAAPSLRDTSSGAFDTFEAAFIEALGRANFVEIDPDTVQTREATKRLTGLAIKPSHAGIRRIRYFARGARSETIEVKSWFGLRKHAIETQVMNDVVVLVGFKASDEIERTDRKAFAATRRGVRPGAALMKHFRNVASPELVTLHPGARPSMRPRDQVFLAAPAVATGVPVLLNLWPAITVLFAVIAAYFGAQGVIEENELKRAIAAMSGLIAVGAFIMRQRLKYEATTLRYQKRLADTVYFRNLANNAGVLDLLVGAGEDQDAKEAILAYGLLRRAQRPLAKGEIDNFAEDYLRERFNLEIDFEIHDALNKLERLGLVTREGETYTPIAPEEALRKVDAAWDGLFSFSARR